The following coding sequences are from one Verrucosispora sp. WMMD573 window:
- a CDS encoding roadblock/LC7 domain-containing protein: MMPNGSPGLDWLLANFAEQVPDVSHALAVSGDGLRLAASPHLSTDQADQLAAVISGLASLTVGAARLMSAGRVRQQIVDMDGGVLLVMAVGDRALLGVLAAAGCDLGQIGYETATLVQRVAEALEPAARTWADHPGGVPA, translated from the coding sequence ATGATGCCCAACGGCAGCCCCGGCCTCGACTGGCTCCTGGCGAACTTCGCCGAGCAGGTACCGGACGTGTCGCACGCCCTCGCCGTCTCCGGGGATGGGCTGCGGCTGGCGGCCTCTCCGCACCTCTCGACCGACCAGGCGGACCAGCTCGCCGCCGTGATCAGCGGCCTGGCCAGCCTGACCGTCGGCGCCGCCCGGCTGATGTCCGCCGGCCGGGTCCGACAGCAGATCGTGGACATGGACGGCGGCGTGCTGCTGGTGATGGCGGTCGGTGACCGCGCCCTGCTCGGCGTGCTGGCCGCCGCCGGATGCGACCTGGGCCAGATCGGGTACGAAACGGCGACGCTGGTCCAGCGGGTCGCCGAGGCGCTCGAACCGGCGGCCCGGAC
- a CDS encoding nitrate- and nitrite sensing domain-containing protein: MPLSSLARVRRHSRPSGHTGRLWSVRTQLLAPILIATAGLLVLGAIQTGDALAASTDAERARVLAGTATATVSLVHELERELGETAALRQRGGTSGRQLVDAQRRRVDEASERYRTASSDARRTAPDLGHDLDGVTEHLDQLDEARIAALTTDNADGMYVALVESLLAVADALPAQLRDPELANRAREVAAVAAQEHLASLERDLLRAIFVRGELVEGELARLGRLRGAQEQRQAEFSRIAGERATDAYTRLIAGGDVSTARRMRDSALNADAEPTALPADGDAWYVAQSGAIRRFNLLGRELSDELDQRAAELATDARQRALVTGGASAGLALVSLTSAALLAVRTSRRLRRLRVAALTMAHRELPERITAIAAGDSGPTEGAASQLTAGISRGRDEIAQVAEAFDTVNRAALRLAGTQAELRMDVTRMVEALARRIRTLITRQLRLLDEFEQEETDPDALARLFALDHLAARMRRNGENLLVLAGGEPGRSQDGPHLVADVVRGAASEIEEYARVEIDVPTTGVHGSAVGNLVHLLAELLENATSYSPPHTPVQVDGRRTVDGLTLRVHDQGIGIGENRLAEINERLRAPAALSSAAAGSMGLHVVAHLAARHGIQVRLHSAGAGTVAQVDVPESLLTRMEQLTGRPNAVGRPAPPAVDAWFRQRGAPAAVGAAADRFDVHRAPTMTLPVVGNGAAAWSPDQPGQPHYRPPAQPVGVTPDGPPASANGAPAWRPGVRPEEATAAGLPRRVRGGDLQSELHDVPPPQAAPDLLDPEVVRARLSALSAGVAHAMRRNQQTNGRT, translated from the coding sequence GTGCCGCTGTCCTCGCTGGCCCGCGTACGCCGGCACAGCCGACCGTCCGGCCACACCGGCCGACTCTGGTCGGTGCGTACCCAACTGCTCGCACCGATCCTGATCGCCACCGCCGGCCTGCTCGTGCTGGGGGCCATCCAGACCGGTGACGCCCTGGCCGCCTCCACCGACGCCGAACGGGCCCGGGTGCTGGCCGGCACCGCCACCGCCACCGTCTCGCTGGTGCACGAGCTGGAGCGGGAACTCGGCGAGACGGCGGCGCTCCGCCAGCGCGGCGGGACCTCCGGCCGCCAGTTGGTCGACGCCCAACGGCGTCGGGTCGACGAGGCCAGCGAGCGCTACCGCACCGCCAGCTCCGACGCCCGCCGCACCGCGCCGGACCTCGGCCACGACCTCGACGGCGTGACCGAACACCTCGACCAGCTCGACGAGGCCCGGATAGCCGCGCTCACCACCGACAATGCCGACGGGATGTACGTGGCACTTGTGGAGTCGCTGCTCGCTGTCGCCGACGCGCTTCCCGCCCAGCTACGCGACCCCGAACTGGCCAACCGCGCCCGTGAGGTGGCCGCCGTCGCGGCCCAGGAACACCTGGCGTCGCTGGAACGTGACCTGCTCCGGGCCATCTTCGTCCGAGGTGAGCTGGTCGAGGGCGAACTCGCCCGGCTGGGCCGGCTGCGCGGCGCGCAGGAGCAGCGGCAGGCCGAGTTCTCCCGGATCGCCGGGGAACGCGCCACCGACGCGTACACCCGTCTGATCGCCGGCGGCGACGTCTCCACCGCCCGGCGGATGCGCGACAGCGCATTGAACGCCGACGCCGAGCCGACCGCGCTGCCCGCCGACGGAGACGCCTGGTACGTCGCCCAGAGCGGTGCCATCCGCCGGTTCAACCTGCTCGGCCGGGAGCTTTCCGACGAGCTGGACCAGCGCGCCGCCGAGTTGGCGACGGACGCCCGGCAACGGGCATTGGTCACCGGCGGCGCCAGCGCCGGTCTGGCGCTGGTCTCGCTGACCAGCGCCGCGTTGCTGGCGGTACGCACCAGCCGCCGGCTGCGCCGGTTGCGGGTGGCGGCGCTGACCATGGCACATCGGGAACTGCCCGAGCGGATCACCGCCATCGCCGCCGGCGACAGTGGCCCGACGGAGGGCGCCGCCTCGCAACTCACGGCGGGAATCAGCCGTGGACGCGACGAGATCGCGCAGGTGGCCGAAGCGTTCGACACCGTCAACCGGGCCGCACTGCGGCTCGCCGGTACGCAGGCCGAGCTGCGGATGGACGTGACCCGGATGGTCGAGGCGCTGGCCCGTCGGATCCGTACGCTGATCACCCGGCAGCTGCGGCTGCTCGACGAGTTCGAGCAGGAGGAGACGGATCCGGACGCGTTGGCCCGCCTCTTCGCCCTCGACCATCTCGCCGCCCGGATGCGGCGCAACGGGGAGAACCTGCTGGTCCTGGCCGGCGGCGAGCCCGGACGTTCGCAGGACGGGCCGCATCTGGTGGCCGACGTCGTACGCGGTGCCGCCTCCGAGATCGAGGAGTACGCCCGGGTCGAGATCGACGTGCCCACCACCGGTGTGCACGGGTCGGCGGTCGGCAACCTGGTGCACCTGCTGGCCGAGCTGCTGGAGAACGCCACCTCGTACTCCCCGCCGCACACCCCGGTGCAGGTGGACGGTCGACGCACCGTCGACGGGCTGACCCTGCGCGTACACGACCAGGGCATCGGCATCGGCGAGAACCGGCTGGCCGAGATCAACGAGAGGCTGCGCGCCCCGGCCGCGTTGTCCAGCGCGGCGGCCGGCAGCATGGGCCTGCACGTGGTGGCGCACCTGGCCGCCCGGCACGGCATTCAGGTGCGGCTGCACAGCGCCGGTGCCGGGACGGTCGCCCAGGTGGACGTACCGGAGTCGCTGCTGACCCGGATGGAGCAGCTCACCGGCCGTCCCAACGCCGTCGGGAGGCCGGCGCCCCCGGCCGTGGACGCCTGGTTCCGGCAGCGGGGCGCTCCGGCGGCGGTGGGTGCCGCAGCAGACCGGTTCGACGTGCACCGCGCCCCGACGATGACGCTGCCGGTGGTGGGCAACGGCGCAGCGGCCTGGTCACCCGACCAGCCCGGTCAACCGCACTACCGACCGCCCGCACAGCCCGTCGGCGTCACGCCGGACGGGCCGCCCGCGTCGGCCAACGGCGCGCCGGCCTGGCGACCCGGCGTCCGTCCCGAGGAAGCCACCGCGGCCGGCCTGCCCCGGCGGGTACGCGGCGGCGACCTTCAGTCCGAACTGCACGACGTGCCGCCGCCGCAGGCCGCGCCGGACCTGCTCGACCCCGAGGTGGTACGGGCCCGGCTGTCCGCTCTCTCCGCCGGGGTGGCCCACGCGATGCGACGTAACCAGCAGACGAACGGGAGAACCTAG